TAGCGTGAGTTTAGCGATCGCTGCTACTTGTCTTCCGGCTCAAGCTCAACGACAAGACATATCTTACAATAGCACTGCTCCGCGAATTAGCAGTACAAGTGGGTACGATAATACTCACACAATTAGTGTCTACACAGGAATGCAACCGCTGTCTTACTTAATAGTTAGACCTTCAGATGCTATTAAAGTTAGTGACAATATCGATGTAACTGATCAATCTGGTCGGCGTGTTGATACTAGCATCACCAGAGAAGATGACCGCAAAATTAGAATTAACTTCTCTCAACCTATACCTCCTGGCACTAATCTCAATATTGCTTTTAGGAATATTGATTTTGCCAATGCTTTTCCTAATAGAAGCTTTGTTTACTATGACATTTCTGGCGGACATATCGGTTTATCTAGAGAAGTTCCCTATGGTTTAGCCCAAGTTCAGGTATATTAATTTTTGGGTTAAACATTCATAAAAAAAGTAGAAACGTTATTATGCAACGTTTCTACTTTTCAAAAATGAAATATGATTACTATATCAAGCCTATTATTGTAAATTCTGAATTCTGTTGTAATATTATTAGATTAATAAATACTTTTCTTTTGATAACGCCAGTCATACCATTGTTTAGCACTACGCACTGCAAACCACAGCAATATTAAAGCAATTAATCCCCCTTGCCAAGGCGCACCAAAGGCAAATAACACTAAAGCAATGCAGAGAGTATCTTGCAAAAAAGTTGCCCACAAAGGTAAGCCGCGCAAGCGATAAAACCAACCAACTTGCACAATTTGTAATACGAATGCTAATAATCCCGCCGTTAAAGCAATTAACCACTCAGGTGTGGCGGTGGCGGAAGCAACAGCTAAACCCATAATTGCCCCCACCAGTGGAGATAAAAATAACTCAACTACTTGTATTACTCTTTGTCCCAGCAATCTTTTGCTACCAAAGAATTCTAATAATGACCAACTGGTGAGAACAACTAACAAAATATGCGGGGAAATGTGAGATAAAATCGGAGTCTGCGACCATAAGTTGCTGCCCTGCAACAGTCCGATAATTAATAGGGGTATGCCTATTCTTAACCCTGCTGCCGCAGAAGCAGAAAGTATGGCAAATATTTCAACCATTAGGGCAATTGTAAATAAGTATTTGTTACTTATATTACCCAGGGCTAATAAAAATTCCAGCACATAGAGACATTATTTAGCAATGATTGTCTATGGAGACTGGGTGTGGGGGTGATATCGTGTCCGGTGAAAGACTTATCATGAAGGCCGCAGGGGTGCAGAGGAGCAGGGGTGCAGGGGTGCAGAGGAGCAGAGGAGAGGGTTTTGTCGTTTCTGCACAGATTTACCGAACCATAACTGATTTGCCGGACATGATATGAAAGGGCTTCGCCGTGAGCCTCAGCCGAACGGTAGAGGGTATAAGGGTTTTGAATAAGTACACTCTTATACCCCTACACCCTGGTTACTGCGCGTGTCTTGAACGCAGTCCAAGTACACCCTTCCCAAAACCTTTGATTTTTCGCTGTGTATACACGGTAGCCAAAAGCAGGGGAAAAATTAAATATCCAAGCGCTTGTAAACTTCATCCAAGTGCTGGAGATGGTGCTGCGGATCAAAACACTTTTCAATTTCTGCGGGTGAGAGTTTGGCTGTAACTCGCGGATCTTGACTAATCAAATCGTGAAAATTTCCTTCTGGCTGATTCCAAGCAGCGTGGGCGCTTTGTTGCACGATCGCATAAGCTTCTTCCCGATTTAAACCTTTGTCTATTAAGGTGAGTAGCACTCTTTGGCTGAAGACTACACCGCCATAACAGTTGAGATTTCGCGCCATGTTCTCAGGATACACCAGCAGATTTGTCACCAATTCGGTGATTTCCACTAACATAAAGTGCGTCAAAATACACGCATCTGGCAAAACTACCCGTTCTACAGAACTATGGGAAATGTCCCGTTCATGCCACAAAGCCACGTTTTCTAAAGTTGCACCTGCATGGCTTCTCACCAAACGCGCCATTCCCGTTAATCTTTCAGAACGGATGGGATTGCGCTTGTGAGGCATTGCACTAGAACCTTTTTGGCCTTTGGCGAAGAATTCTTCAACTTCCAAAACGTCTGTTTTTTGCAAGTTGCGAATTTCCACAGCAAAACGTTCAATGGATGCTGCCAATAATGCCAATTGCTGCACATAATCGGCGTGGCGATCGCGGGAAATTACTTGTGTGGAAGCTGTATCCGGTTTGAGTCCGAGTTTTTCACAGGCGATCGCTTCCACACGGGGTTCAATGTTGGCGTAAGTTCCCACCGCACCAGAAATCTTGCCTACAGCAATGGTTTCCCGGAGAGTTTTCAGCCTTTCTTGATGACGCAATACTTCCGCCAACCACCCAGCCAACTTAAAACCAAAGGTGATGGGTTCGGCGTGGATACCATGCGATCGCCCAATCATCACGGTATTTTTATGTTCCCGTGCTTTTTGGCGAATTGCCTCAATCAAATCTGTCAGTCGTTGGGATATGACATCCAAACTGGCAACCAGTTGCAGTGCTAAAGCGGTATCTAATACATCTGAACTGGTTAAACCTAAGTGAATATAACGTCCAGCCTCACCTACATATTCATTGACGTTTGTCAAGAAAGCGATGACATCATGACGGACTTCCGCTTCAATTTCTAGAATCCGCTTAGGCTCAAAATTAGCCTTAGCTTTGATTTCCACAACGGCATCAGCGGGAATGTAACCCAGTTCAGCTTGGGCTTCACAAGCTGCAATTTCTACCTGAAGCCAGGTTTGGAATTTATAAAATTCAGTCCACAGGTTGCCCATTTCGGGCAAGGTATAACGCTCAATCAACGTTCGCGGCAGAATACAACTGTCATATTTTACAGTTTAATTAGCCTAGATATACAAGAAGAAGGGAATAGGTTACAGCGAGTAGGGTGTGTTAGGCGTAAGCCGTAACGTACCGAAAACTTTGCGGTAGATGCGTTACGCTGTCGCTAACACATCCTACGTACATTTCAGAAATCAAATATTAGTCCTATAGTACTTTTTGTTTAGCTGGAGAAAGAGTTGCTGTGTCTGAAGTGATGATACTGATACCGCCATCAGATTCCATGTAGGCTAATTTAACCTCAGCTAAAAATTCCACTCCTTGTTGGCGTAACTTACTCATCAACTCATCTTCTGTAATCAGTGCTTTTTTAAGATGTCGGTCAATCATTTGTCCATTTTTCACCAACAGCAGCGGTGGAGGATTGAGAAAGCGTTGAAATTTTGGCAATTTATAACCTAACCAGTTGAGAAAGTAACTCCAAAAAATCACTGTGCCTACTAGAATGCCACCTTCGGTAATTGATGTATAGTGACTTGCCATTGCATTTTGGGCTGCTTCAGCAAACAATACAACTACTAGTAAATCTGTGATTCCTAATGTTCCTATCTGTCGGCTAGGAAGAAAACGTAAGACTGAGAACAACGCCAGATAAACTAGAGAACCTCGAATAATTAATTCTAAAATGCTAATACTAGGAATAAAAATTGCTGGCCAATCAATATAAAACCATTTGTCCATTTTTGGGTACTCAGCACTTTGTGATATTTATCTGCGATCGCTGTTGATGCGTTTTGATTGACCATTATTATTCATGGGTATAGCATTGCGTGTCGGTCGAATACCGCTACCATATCTTCTGGCGTAAACTTGCGTAAATTCTGCGCCAAAAAACAGAATTTGGGCGGCATAATAAACCCAAGCAAGAATTACTACTAGTGAACCCGCTGCACCGTAAGTTGAGCCAAAACTGCTATTACCAAGATATTGACCTAATAAATATCTACCCAAAGAAAACAATAGGGAGGTAATGACAGCACCAATTAACACATCATTCCAGGTAATTTTGGCATCTGGTAAAACTTTGAAAATTAGTCCAAATAATATTGTCGTAATCGCAAAAGAAAGAATAAAGTTAACAACTTGCCAAATAACATCTACACCAGGGAGTAAGTTGCTAAAATAACCCACTACTGCCGTTAAAGCTGTACTAATAACCAGTGTGACTAATAGTAAAAAACCAATACCCAAAATCATCGCAAAAGATAAAGCACGCTGACGTACAACATTTTTCATCGCCCGTCCAGGTTTTGGTTTGACTTCCCAAATTGTATTCAGAGCGTCTTGAAGTTCAGTAAATAAGCCTGTAGCACCTAAAAGTAAGAGTAAAATACTAATTACTGAGGCGATCGCACCTGTTTTTGGTTGGCTGGCGTTGCGGATGGCGATTTCGATAAACTTAGCTCCATCTGGCCCGACTAAACCTTGAATTTGCCGGACAATTTCACCTCTAGCAGCCTCTTCGCCAAATACTGCACCAGCGATCGCAATGACAATAATTAGCAACGGTGCAATCGAAAAAATTGTGTAGTAAGCTAATGCTGCGGCTAAACGAGAAGCTTTATCTTCGCTCCATTCTTGGAAAGTTTCTTGAAACAGCCCCACAATTGCCTGAAAGTTCATTTACTTAGTCTCCTTGTTGGAGGATATCGCTTTCTTCCTTGCTATATTTGATACTGATTTTATAAATAGCGACATCTTCCTAAAGGGGTTTGTGCAGCTTCCTAAAAGAGATATTTTTTAAATAAATTATGAACCGGGAATCGTTATATCTATTGGTGTCACCTGTGTTGCCAGCTGCGTTAAAGGTGGTTGAATAGCAGTTTCATTCCCCACTACCAAAGTCACCAGATTATTTGGTTTGATGTATTGCTGTGCTACTCGTTGCACATCAGCTGCTGTAGTTGCAGCTACAGCTTTTTGGTAGCGAAATAGAAAATCCGCAGGATAACCGTAATATTCGTATGTCATCAACCGTGACAAAGTTTGGGCAGGGTATTGAAAATCAAACACAAAGGAGTTGAGTGTAGATTCTTTAGCTAAGGCTAGTTCTGCTGGCGTTATTCTTTGCTCTTGGATACGCTTGATTTCAGTCTGTAAAGCTTTGATAAACTGTACAGTAGTCTCAGAGCGAGTTTTTCCATCAGCAACAAACACTCCAGGGTAATCGTATTCAGGACTCCAAGAAGCTTCTACATCGTAAGTTAACCTTTGACGCGATCGCAATTCATTAAATAAGCGTACATTTAACACGCCACTCAACACACTCAGCGCGCCATAGTCAGGACTATCTCTCTGTCCCCCTAAATGCCCCATACGAACACTACTCTGCGTTAATTGCGGTTGATTGGCAAAAAAGACACCACCTGTATTTGCTGGCGATACCTCTGGTAATTGGGATTTAGTGATATTGTGGTTTGGCTGCCAATCGCCTAACTTAGCTTGGATGAGCGATCGCATTTTACTGGTGTCAAAATCACCCACAATTCCCAAAATTATATTATTGGGGTGGAAATATTGTTGGTAAAAGTTCAGCAAGTCTTCACGAGTAATCCGATTTACCGTTGCGTACTCTGCTGTGCGGGCATAAGGGCTATCTTTACCATAAATCAATTTCAAAAATTCCCGATCTGCAATACTATCTGGCTCATCGTTGCGACGAGCAATATTATCTTTCAACTGAGCCTTAGCTAAATCCAGCTTTTCCTGAGCAAAAACTGGTTCTCTCAACACCTCAGCAAACAAACCTAACACCATTTCGGCATCTTCGCTCAGTGCTTCAAAGCTGGCGCTACCTGTAGTGTCACCAATACTAGTTTCTACAGATGCGGCTCGCTGTCCTAACATCTCATTGAGTTCATCCGGCGAATGCTTCTTAGTCCCTCCAGTTCGCATTACTGTTCCAACAACATTAGCTAAACCAACTTTATCTGCTGGTTCCAAGCGATTGCCTGTACGCACTAACGCTGCACCATTCAAAGAAGGTAGTTCGTGATCTTCCCCCAAATACACAACCATACCGTTTTGTAAGACAAAGCGATCGTACTTGGGTAGCTTGATTTCAGGTAGTGGCGCAAACTGCAACTCGGTATAATACTTTGCTGTTGTTGTCGCTGCTAAAGTCAAGTTAAAAGTGCCAATTAAAAAGGCAACAGCAAGACTCAAAGCATAAAAAAACTTTTTGCTTTTGGAAATTTTGAATTTTGACAGAAGTCTAAGCAGAGATCTGCGTTGCTCAGAATTTCGGTGATTTTCCATCGGTTGTTTACTGTTCACCTTGCACCTAGACATATTTTTAGTTCCTTTGCATCTTGTGCATTAGCCTGCGGCAAACGCGCATCTCATCCCTTATTGCGACAACAGCTTGCCAATCGTGCGATTTTCGGCTGTAAACGTTGCCTTTGTCACTCGCTGAATATCAGCAGGAGTTACTGCTGCAATTTCATCCAAATACTTAAACGAATTCCGCCAAGAACCAGTTTTTGCCTCATATTCCGATAATCGTCTCGCCATACCCATATTGGAATTGAGGTTATCTAATAAAGCAGCTCTGATTTGAGTTTTCACACGTTGCAACTCAGTCGCTGAAACAGGCTCAGTCTTCAATTTGTCTATTTCCTTGTCCAAAGCTGCTGCCAACTCATCTATAGTGTGACCAGAAGCCGTAGTAGCCAAGAAAACTATCAAATTCGGGTATTTGTTGTCTGGTGTATTAGTGTCACCATCTACATCTGATGCCAACTGCTGTTGTTCCACCAAAGACTTATACAACCGCGACGTGGGGCCAACCCATAATAAACTACCAATGATGTCATAAACTGCATTATCTGGATGGGTAACTGCCGGACGATGATAACCTTCCCAGTACAACGGTTGAGATGGAAGCCGCAAAGTCACCTCCCGTATTTGTGCCTGCGGTGGTTCCACCGGAATTTCTTCAATTGGTTTTGGTTTGGCTGGATAGCGCCCAAAGTAAATTTGTGCCAGTTGTTTAACCTCAGCCGGGTTGACATCTCCGACGATGGCGATGGTTAAATTGCTGGGTATATAGTGTGTATCAAAAAACTCTTGGACATCTTTTGGTGTCAAGTTGCGGATATCTTTTTCATAACCAATTCCTGGCCGTCTGTAGGGATGAACTTTGAAAGCAGTATCTAAAAACTTTTCCCCCATCATTCCTGTTGGTGAGTTTTCTACACGCAAGCGTCGCTCTTCCAAAATGACATCTCTTTCTTTATAAAACTCGCGGCGAAATTCTGGTTCGAGAAATCGCTCAGACTCCAGTGACATCCACAGTTCCAACTTGTTGGCAGGAAGGACGTAAGGATAAACTGTTTTATCTAAATAAGTATAAGCATTTAAATCTCCTCCTGCTTGGCTGACAATTTGAATGAACTCATTCTCCTTAACTAGTTTGGCTGCTTGTGATTCTACTTGCTCAAACTCGGCTTGCAACTGAGCAACCTCATCTTGTTTACCATCAGCTTTTGCTGCTTTAATTTGAGTATTTAACTGTTCTAAGCGGTCTAGTAGCGGTTTCTCTGCTTTATAGTCCGTTGTACCAATGCGCGTTGTACCTTTAAATGCTAAATGTTCAAGAAAGTGAGCCATACCAGTTTTCCCATCTGGCTCATCCACTGCACCCACATCT
This window of the Nostoc sp. HK-01 genome carries:
- a CDS encoding adenylosuccinate lyase, giving the protein MGNLWTEFYKFQTWLQVEIAACEAQAELGYIPADAVVEIKAKANFEPKRILEIEAEVRHDVIAFLTNVNEYVGEAGRYIHLGLTSSDVLDTALALQLVASLDVISQRLTDLIEAIRQKAREHKNTVMIGRSHGIHAEPITFGFKLAGWLAEVLRHQERLKTLRETIAVGKISGAVGTYANIEPRVEAIACEKLGLKPDTASTQVISRDRHADYVQQLALLAASIERFAVEIRNLQKTDVLEVEEFFAKGQKGSSAMPHKRNPIRSERLTGMARLVRSHAGATLENVALWHERDISHSSVERVVLPDACILTHFMLVEITELVTNLLVYPENMARNLNCYGGVVFSQRVLLTLIDKGLNREEAYAIVQQSAHAAWNQPEGNFHDLISQDPRVTAKLSPAEIEKCFDPQHHLQHLDEVYKRLDI
- a CDS encoding putative ribonuclease BN, translating into MNFQAIVGLFQETFQEWSEDKASRLAAALAYYTIFSIAPLLIIVIAIAGAVFGEEAARGEIVRQIQGLVGPDGAKFIEIAIRNASQPKTGAIASVISILLLLLGATGLFTELQDALNTIWEVKPKPGRAMKNVVRQRALSFAMILGIGFLLLVTLVISTALTAVVGYFSNLLPGVDVIWQVVNFILSFAITTILFGLIFKVLPDAKITWNDVLIGAVITSLLFSLGRYLLGQYLGNSSFGSTYGAAGSLVVILAWVYYAAQILFFGAEFTQVYARRYGSGIRPTRNAIPMNNNGQSKRINSDRR
- a CDS encoding processing proteinase; this encodes MSRCKVNSKQPMENHRNSEQRRSLLRLLSKFKISKSKKFFYALSLAVAFLIGTFNLTLAATTTAKYYTELQFAPLPEIKLPKYDRFVLQNGMVVYLGEDHELPSLNGAALVRTGNRLEPADKVGLANVVGTVMRTGGTKKHSPDELNEMLGQRAASVETSIGDTTGSASFEALSEDAEMVLGLFAEVLREPVFAQEKLDLAKAQLKDNIARRNDEPDSIADREFLKLIYGKDSPYARTAEYATVNRITREDLLNFYQQYFHPNNIILGIVGDFDTSKMRSLIQAKLGDWQPNHNITKSQLPEVSPANTGGVFFANQPQLTQSSVRMGHLGGQRDSPDYGALSVLSGVLNVRLFNELRSRQRLTYDVEASWSPEYDYPGVFVADGKTRSETTVQFIKALQTEIKRIQEQRITPAELALAKESTLNSFVFDFQYPAQTLSRLMTYEYYGYPADFLFRYQKAVAATTAADVQRVAQQYIKPNNLVTLVVGNETAIQPPLTQLATQVTPIDITIPGS
- a CDS encoding peptidase M16 domain-containing protein is translated as MLLAKLKRLIPSAVRLRWLLAILIALTIIFWKLVPEVAVAQIQTASPPQQPLQKSKTQTQPVSSSIQPYLDQAIKRVTEFRLDNGLKFIVFERHQAPVISFVTYADVGAVDEPDGKTGMAHFLEHLAFKGTTRIGTTDYKAEKPLLDRLEQLNTQIKAAKADGKQDEVAQLQAEFEQVESQAAKLVKENEFIQIVSQAGGDLNAYTYLDKTVYPYVLPANKLELWMSLESERFLEPEFRREFYKERDVILEERRLRVENSPTGMMGEKFLDTAFKVHPYRRPGIGYEKDIRNLTPKDVQEFFDTHYIPSNLTIAIVGDVNPAEVKQLAQIYFGRYPAKPKPIEEIPVEPPQAQIREVTLRLPSQPLYWEGYHRPAVTHPDNAVYDIIGSLLWVGPTSRLYKSLVEQQQLASDVDGDTNTPDNKYPNLIVFLATTASGHTIDELAAALDKEIDKLKTEPVSATELQRVKTQIRAALLDNLNSNMGMARRLSEYEAKTGSWRNSFKYLDEIAAVTPADIQRVTKATFTAENRTIGKLLSQ